A region of Alteromonadaceae bacterium 2753L.S.0a.02 DNA encodes the following proteins:
- a CDS encoding phosphoserine aminotransferase, with protein sequence MQPQAKPHNPNFSSGPCSKRPGYDVSNLALETLGRSHRSSLGKATLAEVCQETAKVLGLPEGYRIGVVPGSDTGAVEMAMWSMLGERPVDVLAWESFGKGWVTDITKQLKLENVSVYEADYGLLPDLAQVDFGHDVVFTWNGTTSGVKVPNGDWIASDRQGLTICDATSAVFAMEMPWEKLDVVTFSWQKVLGGEGAHGMLILSPRAVARLETYTPPWPMPKLFRMTKGAKLIEGIFVGETINTPSMLCVADYLDALNWVKGLGGVSGAIEKSQQNLTAIADFVSQNDWIDFLAQDPATRSNTSVCLKLQAEPEQVKALVKLLDKEGVAYDIGAYRDAPAGLRIWAGATVEVADIEALMPWIGWAYDQVVKA encoded by the coding sequence ATGCAACCGCAAGCCAAACCACATAATCCCAATTTTTCATCCGGCCCCTGCAGCAAACGTCCAGGTTATGACGTATCTAATCTGGCGTTGGAAACTCTGGGGCGGTCCCATCGCTCTTCCTTGGGCAAGGCCACTCTGGCTGAAGTGTGCCAAGAAACCGCCAAAGTGCTCGGCTTGCCAGAAGGTTATCGCATTGGCGTGGTGCCAGGCTCTGACACGGGCGCTGTGGAAATGGCAATGTGGTCGATGCTAGGAGAGCGCCCGGTAGACGTGCTTGCCTGGGAGTCGTTTGGTAAGGGTTGGGTAACCGACATCACGAAACAGCTTAAACTCGAGAACGTGAGTGTGTACGAGGCCGACTACGGTTTACTGCCAGACCTCGCTCAGGTTGATTTTGGGCACGACGTCGTATTCACCTGGAACGGAACAACTTCTGGTGTGAAAGTGCCCAACGGTGATTGGATTGCCAGTGACCGGCAAGGCCTCACAATTTGTGATGCTACCTCGGCGGTATTTGCCATGGAAATGCCATGGGAAAAACTGGACGTAGTCACCTTCAGCTGGCAAAAAGTGTTGGGCGGCGAAGGTGCTCACGGTATGCTGATTTTAAGCCCTCGCGCAGTGGCTCGGCTTGAGACTTATACGCCGCCCTGGCCAATGCCCAAGTTGTTTAGAATGACCAAGGGCGCCAAGCTTATTGAGGGTATCTTTGTTGGTGAGACCATTAATACACCATCAATGCTTTGCGTTGCCGACTACCTGGATGCGTTAAATTGGGTTAAGGGATTAGGGGGAGTTTCAGGAGCAATTGAAAAATCTCAGCAAAATCTCACTGCCATTGCCGATTTTGTGAGCCAAAACGATTGGATCGATTTCCTCGCACAAGACCCGGCAACACGCTCAAACACCAGCGTCTGTCTAAAATTGCAGGCAGAACCAGAGCAGGTTAAAGCGCTTGTGAAATTGCTGGATAAAGAAGGCGTTGCTTACGATATTGGCGCCTATAGAGACGCTCCAGCTGGCTTGCGAATCTGGGCCGGCGCAACTGTCGAAGTGGCTGATATCGAGGCGCTCATGCCTTGGATTGGCTGGGCATATGATCAGGTAGTGAAGGCGTAA
- a CDS encoding D-3-phosphoglycerate dehydrogenase — protein MYQVRTYNKISNKGLSLFPEQKYKVGEDVGSPEAILLRSQKLHGEPLPESVIAVARAGAGVNNVPVEECTKSGVVVFNTPGANANAVKELVIAGMLLSSRGILQGREFVSSLTEITDKGEMSKLLEAEKKRFAGSELAGKKLGIVGLGAIGSMVAEAALAMGMDVYGYDPALSVVAAWRLPSNVHRMESLQALLSEIDYLSLHVPAIEATKNMINADTLAFMKPDAAIMNFARDVIVDAQAVVAALDAGKLRKYVCDFPEPCLIGHDKVIAVPHIGASTAEAEENCAVMAVNQLRDYLENGNIKNSVNFPETSMGGLVSGCRITFTNENVSGVLGNVLSVFAENNVNVIDMVNKSRNDVAYNILDIDTCPSEDVVAAIKNVAHVISLRVINRDA, from the coding sequence ATGTATCAGGTCAGAACCTACAACAAAATTTCCAATAAAGGCTTGAGCCTCTTTCCCGAGCAAAAATACAAGGTTGGGGAAGACGTTGGGTCGCCAGAAGCTATCCTGTTGCGCAGTCAAAAATTACACGGCGAACCACTCCCCGAGAGCGTGATAGCGGTTGCGCGTGCCGGGGCAGGGGTGAACAACGTGCCCGTCGAAGAATGTACCAAGTCGGGTGTCGTAGTATTCAATACACCAGGTGCCAATGCCAACGCAGTAAAAGAACTGGTTATCGCTGGTATGCTTCTGAGTTCACGTGGCATTTTGCAGGGGCGCGAATTCGTATCCAGCCTCACAGAAATCACCGATAAAGGCGAGATGTCCAAACTCTTGGAAGCAGAGAAGAAGCGTTTTGCCGGCAGCGAGTTAGCTGGCAAAAAACTCGGAATAGTTGGCTTGGGAGCGATTGGTTCTATGGTCGCTGAAGCGGCCTTGGCCATGGGAATGGATGTGTATGGCTATGACCCCGCTTTATCGGTAGTGGCGGCGTGGCGTTTGCCGAGTAACGTGCACAGGATGGAAAGCCTGCAAGCATTGCTGAGTGAAATCGATTATCTGTCGCTGCACGTTCCCGCCATTGAAGCGACCAAGAACATGATTAACGCAGATACTCTGGCGTTTATGAAACCCGATGCTGCCATTATGAATTTCGCACGCGATGTAATCGTCGACGCTCAGGCCGTTGTTGCTGCTTTGGATGCCGGCAAGCTTAGAAAATACGTGTGTGATTTCCCAGAGCCCTGCTTAATTGGTCACGACAAAGTTATTGCCGTTCCGCATATCGGTGCCAGTACCGCCGAAGCTGAAGAAAATTGTGCGGTCATGGCGGTGAACCAACTGCGCGATTATCTCGAAAATGGCAATATTAAAAATTCAGTGAACTTCCCTGAAACCAGCATGGGCGGTTTGGTGAGCGGTTGTCGTATTACGTTTACCAACGAAAACGTATCTGGCGTTCTAGGTAATGTATTGTCTGTATTCGCAGAAAATAACGTCAATGTTATCGATATGGTGAACAAGAGCCGCAACGATGTGGCCTACAATATTCTCGATATCGATACCTGCCCCAGTGAAGACGTTGTAGCCGCAATAAAAAATGTTGCCCATGTGATTTCATTGCGAGTGATCAATCGCGATGCTTAA